One stretch of Archocentrus centrarchus isolate MPI-CPG fArcCen1 chromosome 5, fArcCen1, whole genome shotgun sequence DNA includes these proteins:
- the rbm5 gene encoding RNA-binding protein 5 isoform X1, with protein MRRWGEERRGDRYEGDRRGSRDSPEQRERKRRNSDRSEDGYHSDGDYQEQDYRREPGDEKKSKTIMLGGLSPHVTEDDIRFAIDQLEGPQPVDVRLMKKRTGISRGFAFVDFYHLQDATRWMETNQKRLTIQGKTVDMHYSHPRNKYEDWLCSTCGLYNFRRRLKCFRCGAAKAESEASNNAGVSETQPSGDFYGDTIILRNIAPLTTVEAIMTALSPYANLSSNNIRLIKDKQTGQNRGFAFVQLSSPLEASQLLTILQGLQPPLKLDGKTIGVDYAKSARKDLLLPDGNRVSAFSVASTAIAAAQWSSSQPQQSSEGMSEYSYLQEGYTPMSQDYQAYYQQGAAVSTSQGNGILGAAPGVKIVPTAVGVVISQNAQVYQPHIIAQPAVQALPLAQQLEAKPQTGHLSGIEAASVPAATVAAATVTAAGTLTASGQTADTGVAVPDTSTYQYDESSGYYYDPQTGLYYDPNTHYYYNSQTQQFLYWDSEKQTYVPANPTNTGPNDSKTSGSAATGTKEPKEGKEKKEKPKSKTAQQIAKDMERWAKSLNKQKENFKSSFQPISQEERKEAAAADAGYTLFEKKQASLDRLIPEMLRAPEEEAPTTSVTSSKCGLVAAYSGDSDPEEGGVEPDGGEGGQDKLTDWKKLACLLCRRQFPNKESLIRHQQLSDLHKKNLEVLRRSKMSEAELEELERKETEMKYRDRAAERREKYGIPEPPAPKKKKFSQPAPVINYEQPTKDGLNSDNIGNKMLQAMGWKEGKGLGRNQQGITAPIEAQLRTKGAGLGTKGTNYTLSPSDTYKDAVRKAMFARFTELE; from the exons ATGCGTCGCTGGGGTGAAGAGAGACGTGGTGATCGTTATGAAGGAGATCGTCGAGGATCGCGAGATAGCCCAGAG caaAGAGAGAGGAAGCGACGGAACAGTGATAGATCAGAAGATGGCTATCACTCAGATGGTGACTACCAAGAGCAGGACTACCGAAGGGAGCCAGGGGACGAGAAGAAGAGCAAGACCATCATGCTCGGGGGTCTATCTCCCCATGTTACTGAGGATGAT ATTCGTTTTGCCATAGACCAACTTGAGGGACCGCAGCCAGTGGATGTCAGACTGATGAAAAAGAGAACAG GTATAAGCCGTGGTTTCGCCTTCGTGGACTTTTATCACTTGCAAGATGCTACCCGATGGATGGAGACCAATCAG AAACGTCTGACGATCCAAGGGAAAACCGTAGACATGCACTACAGTCACCCCAGAAACAAGTATGAAGACTGGCTCTGCAGCACT TGTGGCCTGTACAATTTCCGGAGGAGGCTGAAGTGCTTCAGGTGTGGAGCAGCCAAAGCTG AAAGTGAAGCGAGCAATAACGCTGGAGTTTCTGAAACTCAACCCAGCGGAGATTTCTATGGCGATA CAATCATCCTTAGAAATATTGctcctctgaccactgtggaAGCCATCATGACTGCCCTTTCACCATATGCCAATTTATCATCCAACAACATTCGTCTCATTAAGGACAAGCAAACAGGCCAGAACAGAGGCTTTGCCTTTGTGCAGCTGTCCTCACCTTTG GAAGCATCTCAGCTTCTAACCATCCTACAAGGACTGCAGCCGCCTTTAAAACTAGATGGAAAAACAATTGGGGTGGATTATGCCAAGAGTGCTAGAAA GGACCTTTTATTACCTGATGGAAATCGAGTCAGTGCCTTCTCTGTGGCCAGCACAGCTATTGCTGCAGCCCAGTGGTCCTCAAGTCAG ccacagcagagctcagagggAATGTCAGAGTACAGCTACCTGCAGGAAGGCTATACTCCCATGTCCCAG GACTACCAGGCATACTACCAGCAAGGAGCAGCAGTCAGCACCTCTCAGGGAAATGGAATTCTAGGAG CTGCCCCAGGTGTAAAGATTGTTCCAACTGCAGTTGGAGTTGTGATATCACAGAATGCGCAAGTCTACCAACCCCATATAATCGCACAGCCTGCTGTGCAG GCATTGCCACTTGCCCAGCAGTTGGAGGCAAAACCCCAGACTGGACACCTTTCAGGAATTGAAGCTGCATCTGTGCCGGCTGCTACTGTAGCAGCTGCTACTGTCACTGCTGCGGGGACATTAACTGCCTCTGGACAGACGGCGGACACCGGTGTTG CTGTTCCTGATACATCCACCTATCAATATGATGAATCTTCTGGCTATTATTATGATCCTCAGACTGGCCTCTACTATGACCCAAATACACAT TATTACTACAATTCTCAGACTCAGCAGTTTCTTTACTGGGACAGTGAGAAGCAGACATACGTACCAGCCAACCCAACAAACACTGGACCAAATGATAGTAAAACAAGTGGTTCTGCAGCGACAGGCACTAAAGAACCGAAAGAGGGcaaggagaaaaaggagaagcCCAAAAGCAAGACAGCTCAGCAG ATTGCTAAGGACATGGAACGGTGGGCTAAAAGTCTCAACAAGCAGAAGGAAAACTTTAAAAGTAGCTTTCAGCCTATTAGTCaagaagaaaggaaggaggcagcagctgctgacgCTGGATACACTTTGTTTGAAAAGAAG caGGCAAGTCTGGACAGACTCATCCCAGAGATGCTGAGGGCCCCCGAAGAGGAGGCACCAACCACCTCAGTCACTTCATCAAAG TGTGGCCTTGTGGCAGCCTACAGTGGAGACAGTGATCCTGAGGAGGGAGGAGTCGAACCTGATGGTGGGGAGGGAGGCCAGGATAAGCTGACAGACTGGAAAAAGTTGGCTTGTTTGCTGTGTAGGAGACAGTTTCCCAATAAAGAGAGTCTAATCCGGCATCAGCAACTCTCTGACCTCCACAAG AAAAACCTGGAAGTTCTCCGGAGATCCAAAATGAGTGAAGCAGAGCTGGAAGAGTTGGAGAGAAAAGAGACCGAG ATGAAATATAGAGACAGAGCAgctgagagaagagaaaaatatggCATCCCTGAACCCCCGGcacctaaaaagaaaaaatttagTCAACCAGCACCAGTTAT TAACTATGAACAGCCCACTAAAGATGGCCTTAACAGTGACAATATTGGGAACAAGATGCTGCAGGCCATGGGCTGGAAGGAGGGGAAAGGTCTTGGCCGCAACCAGCAGGGCATCACAGCACCAATTGAG GCACAGTTGAGAACGAAGGGAGCTGGACTCGGCACTAAAGGAACCAACTACACACTCTCTCCTTCAGACACATACAAAGACGCAGTCCGCAAAGCCATGTTTGCTCGCTTCACTGAGCTGGAATGA
- the brk1 gene encoding putative protein BRICK1, producing MAGQEDPVQREIHQDWANREYIEVITSSIKKIADFLNSFDMSCRSRLATLNEKLTALERRIEYIEARVTKGETLT from the exons ATGGCTGGCCAGGAAGATCCAGTGCAAAGAGAGATTCACCAAGACTGGGCGAATCGAGAGTACATAGAAGTAATTACGAGCAGCATCAAGAAGATCGCCGACTTTCTTAACTCGTTTG ATATGTCGTGTCGATCCCGTTTGGCCACCCTGAACGAGAAGCTGACAGCGCTGGAGAGGAGGATTGAATATATTGAGGCAAGG GTGACAAAAGGAGAAACCCTGACCTAG
- the rbm5 gene encoding RNA-binding protein 5 isoform X3 has product MHYSHPRNKYEDWLCSTCGLYNFRRRLKCFRCGAAKAESEASNNAGVSETQPSGDFYGDTIILRNIAPLTTVEAIMTALSPYANLSSNNIRLIKDKQTGQNRGFAFVQLSSPLEASQLLTILQGLQPPLKLDGKTIGVDYAKSARKDLLLPDGNRVSAFSVASTAIAAAQWSSSQPQQSSEGMSEYSYLQEGYTPMSQDYQAYYQQGAAVSTSQGNGILGAAPGVKIVPTAVGVVISQNAQVYQPHIIAQPAVQALPLAQQLEAKPQTGHLSGIEAASVPAATVAAATVTAAGTLTASGQTADTGVAVPDTSTYQYDESSGYYYDPQTGLYYDPNTHYYYNSQTQQFLYWDSEKQTYVPANPTNTGPNDSKTSGSAATGTKEPKEGKEKKEKPKSKTAQQIAKDMERWAKSLNKQKENFKSSFQPISQEERKEAAAADAGYTLFEKKQASLDRLIPEMLRAPEEEAPTTSVTSSKCGLVAAYSGDSDPEEGGVEPDGGEGGQDKLTDWKKLACLLCRRQFPNKESLIRHQQLSDLHKKNLEVLRRSKMSEAELEELERKETEMKYRDRAAERREKYGIPEPPAPKKKKFSQPAPVINYEQPTKDGLNSDNIGNKMLQAMGWKEGKGLGRNQQGITAPIEAQLRTKGAGLGTKGTNYTLSPSDTYKDAVRKAMFARFTELE; this is encoded by the exons ATGCACTACAGTCACCCCAGAAACAAGTATGAAGACTGGCTCTGCAGCACT TGTGGCCTGTACAATTTCCGGAGGAGGCTGAAGTGCTTCAGGTGTGGAGCAGCCAAAGCTG AAAGTGAAGCGAGCAATAACGCTGGAGTTTCTGAAACTCAACCCAGCGGAGATTTCTATGGCGATA CAATCATCCTTAGAAATATTGctcctctgaccactgtggaAGCCATCATGACTGCCCTTTCACCATATGCCAATTTATCATCCAACAACATTCGTCTCATTAAGGACAAGCAAACAGGCCAGAACAGAGGCTTTGCCTTTGTGCAGCTGTCCTCACCTTTG GAAGCATCTCAGCTTCTAACCATCCTACAAGGACTGCAGCCGCCTTTAAAACTAGATGGAAAAACAATTGGGGTGGATTATGCCAAGAGTGCTAGAAA GGACCTTTTATTACCTGATGGAAATCGAGTCAGTGCCTTCTCTGTGGCCAGCACAGCTATTGCTGCAGCCCAGTGGTCCTCAAGTCAG ccacagcagagctcagagggAATGTCAGAGTACAGCTACCTGCAGGAAGGCTATACTCCCATGTCCCAG GACTACCAGGCATACTACCAGCAAGGAGCAGCAGTCAGCACCTCTCAGGGAAATGGAATTCTAGGAG CTGCCCCAGGTGTAAAGATTGTTCCAACTGCAGTTGGAGTTGTGATATCACAGAATGCGCAAGTCTACCAACCCCATATAATCGCACAGCCTGCTGTGCAG GCATTGCCACTTGCCCAGCAGTTGGAGGCAAAACCCCAGACTGGACACCTTTCAGGAATTGAAGCTGCATCTGTGCCGGCTGCTACTGTAGCAGCTGCTACTGTCACTGCTGCGGGGACATTAACTGCCTCTGGACAGACGGCGGACACCGGTGTTG CTGTTCCTGATACATCCACCTATCAATATGATGAATCTTCTGGCTATTATTATGATCCTCAGACTGGCCTCTACTATGACCCAAATACACAT TATTACTACAATTCTCAGACTCAGCAGTTTCTTTACTGGGACAGTGAGAAGCAGACATACGTACCAGCCAACCCAACAAACACTGGACCAAATGATAGTAAAACAAGTGGTTCTGCAGCGACAGGCACTAAAGAACCGAAAGAGGGcaaggagaaaaaggagaagcCCAAAAGCAAGACAGCTCAGCAG ATTGCTAAGGACATGGAACGGTGGGCTAAAAGTCTCAACAAGCAGAAGGAAAACTTTAAAAGTAGCTTTCAGCCTATTAGTCaagaagaaaggaaggaggcagcagctgctgacgCTGGATACACTTTGTTTGAAAAGAAG caGGCAAGTCTGGACAGACTCATCCCAGAGATGCTGAGGGCCCCCGAAGAGGAGGCACCAACCACCTCAGTCACTTCATCAAAG TGTGGCCTTGTGGCAGCCTACAGTGGAGACAGTGATCCTGAGGAGGGAGGAGTCGAACCTGATGGTGGGGAGGGAGGCCAGGATAAGCTGACAGACTGGAAAAAGTTGGCTTGTTTGCTGTGTAGGAGACAGTTTCCCAATAAAGAGAGTCTAATCCGGCATCAGCAACTCTCTGACCTCCACAAG AAAAACCTGGAAGTTCTCCGGAGATCCAAAATGAGTGAAGCAGAGCTGGAAGAGTTGGAGAGAAAAGAGACCGAG ATGAAATATAGAGACAGAGCAgctgagagaagagaaaaatatggCATCCCTGAACCCCCGGcacctaaaaagaaaaaatttagTCAACCAGCACCAGTTAT TAACTATGAACAGCCCACTAAAGATGGCCTTAACAGTGACAATATTGGGAACAAGATGCTGCAGGCCATGGGCTGGAAGGAGGGGAAAGGTCTTGGCCGCAACCAGCAGGGCATCACAGCACCAATTGAG GCACAGTTGAGAACGAAGGGAGCTGGACTCGGCACTAAAGGAACCAACTACACACTCTCTCCTTCAGACACATACAAAGACGCAGTCCGCAAAGCCATGTTTGCTCGCTTCACTGAGCTGGAATGA
- the rbm5 gene encoding RNA-binding protein 5 isoform X2, which produces MRRWGEERRGDRYEGDRRGSRDSPEQRERKRRNSDRSEDGYHSDGDYQEQDYRREPGDEKKSKTIMLGGLSPHVTEDDIRFAIDQLEGPQPVDVRLMKKRTGISRGFAFVDFYHLQDATRWMETNQKRLTIQGKTVDMHYSHPRNKYEDWLCSTCGLYNFRRRLKCFRCGAAKAESEASNNAGVSETQPSGDFYGDTIILRNIAPLTTVEAIMTALSPYANLSSNNIRLIKDKQTGQNRGFAFVQLSSPLEASQLLTILQGLQPPLKLDGKTIGVDYAKSARKDLLLPDGNRVSAFSVASTAIAAAQWSSSQPQQSSEGMSEYSYLQEGYTPMSQDYQAYYQQGAAVSTSQGNGILGAAPGVKIVPTAVGVVISQNAQVYQPHIIAQPAVQALPLAQQLEAKPQTGHLSGIEAASVPAATVAAATVTAAGTLTASGQTADTGVAVPDTSTYQYDESSGYYYDPQTGLYYDPNTHYYYNSQTQQFLYWDSEKQTYVPANPTNTGPNDSKTSGSAATGTKEPKEGKEKKEKPKSKTAQQIAKDMERWAKSLNKQKENFKSSFQPISQEERKEAAAADAGYTLFEKKASLDRLIPEMLRAPEEEAPTTSVTSSKCGLVAAYSGDSDPEEGGVEPDGGEGGQDKLTDWKKLACLLCRRQFPNKESLIRHQQLSDLHKKNLEVLRRSKMSEAELEELERKETEMKYRDRAAERREKYGIPEPPAPKKKKFSQPAPVINYEQPTKDGLNSDNIGNKMLQAMGWKEGKGLGRNQQGITAPIEAQLRTKGAGLGTKGTNYTLSPSDTYKDAVRKAMFARFTELE; this is translated from the exons ATGCGTCGCTGGGGTGAAGAGAGACGTGGTGATCGTTATGAAGGAGATCGTCGAGGATCGCGAGATAGCCCAGAG caaAGAGAGAGGAAGCGACGGAACAGTGATAGATCAGAAGATGGCTATCACTCAGATGGTGACTACCAAGAGCAGGACTACCGAAGGGAGCCAGGGGACGAGAAGAAGAGCAAGACCATCATGCTCGGGGGTCTATCTCCCCATGTTACTGAGGATGAT ATTCGTTTTGCCATAGACCAACTTGAGGGACCGCAGCCAGTGGATGTCAGACTGATGAAAAAGAGAACAG GTATAAGCCGTGGTTTCGCCTTCGTGGACTTTTATCACTTGCAAGATGCTACCCGATGGATGGAGACCAATCAG AAACGTCTGACGATCCAAGGGAAAACCGTAGACATGCACTACAGTCACCCCAGAAACAAGTATGAAGACTGGCTCTGCAGCACT TGTGGCCTGTACAATTTCCGGAGGAGGCTGAAGTGCTTCAGGTGTGGAGCAGCCAAAGCTG AAAGTGAAGCGAGCAATAACGCTGGAGTTTCTGAAACTCAACCCAGCGGAGATTTCTATGGCGATA CAATCATCCTTAGAAATATTGctcctctgaccactgtggaAGCCATCATGACTGCCCTTTCACCATATGCCAATTTATCATCCAACAACATTCGTCTCATTAAGGACAAGCAAACAGGCCAGAACAGAGGCTTTGCCTTTGTGCAGCTGTCCTCACCTTTG GAAGCATCTCAGCTTCTAACCATCCTACAAGGACTGCAGCCGCCTTTAAAACTAGATGGAAAAACAATTGGGGTGGATTATGCCAAGAGTGCTAGAAA GGACCTTTTATTACCTGATGGAAATCGAGTCAGTGCCTTCTCTGTGGCCAGCACAGCTATTGCTGCAGCCCAGTGGTCCTCAAGTCAG ccacagcagagctcagagggAATGTCAGAGTACAGCTACCTGCAGGAAGGCTATACTCCCATGTCCCAG GACTACCAGGCATACTACCAGCAAGGAGCAGCAGTCAGCACCTCTCAGGGAAATGGAATTCTAGGAG CTGCCCCAGGTGTAAAGATTGTTCCAACTGCAGTTGGAGTTGTGATATCACAGAATGCGCAAGTCTACCAACCCCATATAATCGCACAGCCTGCTGTGCAG GCATTGCCACTTGCCCAGCAGTTGGAGGCAAAACCCCAGACTGGACACCTTTCAGGAATTGAAGCTGCATCTGTGCCGGCTGCTACTGTAGCAGCTGCTACTGTCACTGCTGCGGGGACATTAACTGCCTCTGGACAGACGGCGGACACCGGTGTTG CTGTTCCTGATACATCCACCTATCAATATGATGAATCTTCTGGCTATTATTATGATCCTCAGACTGGCCTCTACTATGACCCAAATACACAT TATTACTACAATTCTCAGACTCAGCAGTTTCTTTACTGGGACAGTGAGAAGCAGACATACGTACCAGCCAACCCAACAAACACTGGACCAAATGATAGTAAAACAAGTGGTTCTGCAGCGACAGGCACTAAAGAACCGAAAGAGGGcaaggagaaaaaggagaagcCCAAAAGCAAGACAGCTCAGCAG ATTGCTAAGGACATGGAACGGTGGGCTAAAAGTCTCAACAAGCAGAAGGAAAACTTTAAAAGTAGCTTTCAGCCTATTAGTCaagaagaaaggaaggaggcagcagctgctgacgCTGGATACACTTTGTTTGAAAAGAAG GCAAGTCTGGACAGACTCATCCCAGAGATGCTGAGGGCCCCCGAAGAGGAGGCACCAACCACCTCAGTCACTTCATCAAAG TGTGGCCTTGTGGCAGCCTACAGTGGAGACAGTGATCCTGAGGAGGGAGGAGTCGAACCTGATGGTGGGGAGGGAGGCCAGGATAAGCTGACAGACTGGAAAAAGTTGGCTTGTTTGCTGTGTAGGAGACAGTTTCCCAATAAAGAGAGTCTAATCCGGCATCAGCAACTCTCTGACCTCCACAAG AAAAACCTGGAAGTTCTCCGGAGATCCAAAATGAGTGAAGCAGAGCTGGAAGAGTTGGAGAGAAAAGAGACCGAG ATGAAATATAGAGACAGAGCAgctgagagaagagaaaaatatggCATCCCTGAACCCCCGGcacctaaaaagaaaaaatttagTCAACCAGCACCAGTTAT TAACTATGAACAGCCCACTAAAGATGGCCTTAACAGTGACAATATTGGGAACAAGATGCTGCAGGCCATGGGCTGGAAGGAGGGGAAAGGTCTTGGCCGCAACCAGCAGGGCATCACAGCACCAATTGAG GCACAGTTGAGAACGAAGGGAGCTGGACTCGGCACTAAAGGAACCAACTACACACTCTCTCCTTCAGACACATACAAAGACGCAGTCCGCAAAGCCATGTTTGCTCGCTTCACTGAGCTGGAATGA